One Candidatus Spechtbacteria bacterium DNA segment encodes these proteins:
- a CDS encoding SET domain-containing protein, producing the protein MLIKQKNKLFELRGKGLKFVYCYGKGLSLLANRGFKDGEVVIKMSGKAVPVERSSKEAVQIDNNNFLDSEYMVVEDFINHSCRPNTHCDIENRKFVAIKDIVADEEITFNYCTTELDMKKYGTDFSCECGAKSCYGKVMGFKYLASEEQKRLLPYLSPFLKTKVI; encoded by the coding sequence ATGTTAATAAAGCAAAAAAATAAACTTTTTGAATTGCGCGGTAAGGGTTTGAAGTTTGTATATTGCTACGGTAAGGGTTTATCGCTACTTGCAAATCGAGGATTTAAAGATGGAGAGGTTGTTATCAAAATGAGTGGGAAGGCGGTGCCCGTAGAAAGGTCAAGCAAGGAGGCAGTACAGATTGATAATAATAATTTTCTAGATTCCGAGTATATGGTAGTTGAAGATTTCATAAATCACAGTTGTCGCCCTAATACGCACTGTGACATTGAGAATCGGAAGTTTGTTGCCATCAAGGATATCGTCGCAGATGAAGAGATAACTTTTAATTATTGCACCACAGAGCTGGACATGAAAAAATATGGTACAGATTTCTCTTGCGAATGTGGAGCTAAATCGTGCTATGGAAAAGTTATGGGATTTAAATATTTGGCGTCCGAAGAACAAAAGAGGCTATTGCCGTATTTGTCTCCATTTCTTAAAACGAAGGTTATTTAG
- a CDS encoding four helix bundle protein yields the protein MSKSQDQPSPKNYDLGERTARFGERIIIFCGKISKNAVTTPIISQLVRSGTSIGANYCEADGAESKKDFKHKIGICKKEAKETMYWLRMTSTIAPELVREARDLWKESKELTLIFSAINKK from the coding sequence ATGTCAAAATCCCAAGATCAACCCAGCCCAAAGAATTATGATTTAGGGGAAAGGACAGCAAGGTTTGGAGAAAGAATTATTATTTTCTGTGGGAAAATATCAAAAAATGCCGTCACTACTCCAATTATCAGCCAATTAGTAAGGTCTGGCACGAGCATTGGAGCAAACTATTGTGAAGCAGATGGCGCTGAAAGTAAAAAAGATTTTAAGCATAAAATAGGAATCTGCAAAAAAGAAGCCAAAGAAACAATGTATTGGTTAAGGATGACTTCCACAATCGCTCCAGAATTAGTACGTGAAGCTAGAGATTTATGGAAAGAGTCCAAGGAACTAACTCTAATTTTTTCCGCTATTAACAAGAAGTGA
- a CDS encoding fibronectin type III domain-containing protein — translation MINLNADTINISGTVNADGGRGGTSNSTGKGGGGGGGRIALNYHNSSINPVPTVIAGAGGNPGATNGVLTQTMSVGPGTATVTKSPALDLSSHPLFKFWIKSSRTGQYMQMQMGESSASENTYNITINSADTWEQKTWDISGIADASKDAITKVALAVTDATSGFTAYLDDLNAEGYPASGTVSGLIVDASATSTWGALSWSADTAPAGTSVKFRVRTASSVDGSNNLVSPTDWSLDVTTSPTTLSVTDNRYAELEITLATTDLSNTPTLNEVLLTYVRNAPPEFDSTFGGGVGVTVSENANGTATITYSVRDEDTNSNNTSVASGSMTGKIRPIQSDNTSSGFEYNTGSGWNTITTTYLSNGTADIDRKSVDTTVCNPITSTCPSYTQYTAIWDAKSQIPGVYTASAQVRVTANDNEGVSNTATATVSNITIDTKNPDYTGIVPIALDAANNQLTLKITDDSATSMKISNNSGLTADGSNDDSGSFIAYGTDANSDGYGDTPLSATVTKSWTPTSGTTSSVYAQYKDLYGNTTSTVSATTPVQPQNMVIRDLSNVATSEYRIFVVWQETNPAPTPGFKHYRVMRSTNDESGYAQYGSLITDIETNYILDETVVANTTYYYKIYVEDNDGNRSKYSASVYDKADGQGGTDATPPTITVAPSAGTPGTQQATITWTTDELSNSTVRYSTAAYSTDSNWGTPSTSATMAASHSITLTGLTPSTTYRFRISSTDPSSNSVTDDNSGAGYSFTTATGPTISTVSVTDITNTTAQVVWTTDASSNSVVDYSTNSDLSSSSTTTVSTPATSHAVPLSGLTPGTKYFFQVRSADAVNPANISTNNNGENYYYFTTINDTTAPVISAVDAVNKGETFASIIWTTDEAATSQVEYGLTSAYGATTTENTDLVTSHGVRLTGLTANTTHHYRVISKDGSNNSTTGGDNTFSTTLAAGVDATAPVVSTVTISPIYSTQATVTWTTNEQSTSIVDYSTDLSFASSKQDTSIGTSHSVTITGLTPNTAYKARVRSVDSAENSVTDDNSSAGYPFTTTPGAVISAVSVSSTSGVSATVTWTTDISSNSYVDYSTNSSLSNSATASSDLSATKHSINITNLTPASKYYFRVRSIATIDSVSRTALDDNGGSYYYFSTTLDTTAPVISAVDAVNKGETFASIIWTTDEAASSQVEYGLTTAYGSSTTENTDSVTSHGVRLTGLTSDTTYHYRVISKDASNNSATSADDVFTTVAPATALTGGGGGGGEMKDVTSPTISGIIAKVLDSASALVSWTTNELSTGFVEYKTSDQKVFYIDGDFDPSLEHKVEISRLKPSTAYTYRVASQDSYGNLARSLNRTFKTEAEEKLVTASSPETTKPAEEKAAEQKAPEQKPVEEVAQTTPTAPVSPITPASPVVAEVVTQAKSVITEGIKAILEVGGVDPAKIVNDALEQASKAILPPRIVGPLPTIELSPTSAVIRWNTDKRANSLVAFAEVQDYKQTREEPYTQVVGNYDERVTLHEVRVLNLKPATTYYYQVRSSSFVGKVGTSDNLKFTTPAETPVISQPMPKIIGENSATITWSTNLPTDSIVRYAPIIGGKAQSDQSRVQGSPEFVTSHAVTITGLNPGTRYDVEVISKDAFGNQVIEKLFPINTGEDKEAPVISQIRTSTAVVPGKTITIQTIISWKTDEPATSQVTWQEGSSENKALERTTPLLADLTTDHLVVITQFRPATVYRFSAQSKDAAGNETTSRTFTILTPRQDQTVLQIIVKNFQDIFPFTK, via the coding sequence ATGATTAACTTAAATGCCGATACCATTAATATTTCTGGTACAGTTAATGCCGATGGCGGAAGAGGCGGCACGTCCAACAGTACTGGTAAGGGCGGCGGAGGTGGCGGAGGAAGGATAGCACTTAATTATCACAATTCTAGTATAAATCCTGTCCCAACAGTTATCGCAGGCGCTGGAGGTAATCCTGGTGCGACCAATGGTGTTTTAACCCAAACAATGTCGGTTGGCCCTGGCACCGCCACCGTCACCAAATCTCCCGCGCTTGATTTATCCAGCCATCCTTTATTTAAGTTTTGGATCAAATCCTCCCGCACCGGCCAATATATGCAGATGCAGATGGGAGAAAGCAGCGCTTCCGAGAATACATATAATATTACAATAAACTCCGCGGACACGTGGGAACAAAAAACCTGGGATATCTCCGGCATAGCGGATGCCAGCAAAGACGCCATCACCAAAGTAGCGCTCGCGGTAACGGACGCAACCTCCGGCTTCACCGCATATCTTGACGATCTAAACGCGGAAGGATATCCCGCGTCCGGCACTGTCTCGGGCCTCATTGTTGACGCTTCGGCAACTTCAACGTGGGGCGCGCTTAGCTGGTCGGCAGACACTGCTCCAGCGGGCACCTCGGTAAAGTTTCGCGTACGCACCGCTTCCAGCGTTGACGGCAGCAATAATCTTGTTTCTCCCACTGATTGGTCGTTGGATGTCACAACCTCTCCCACCACGCTTTCAGTGACAGATAACAGATACGCCGAACTGGAAATTACTCTGGCAACCACAGATCTATCAAACACCCCTACGCTTAACGAGGTTCTTTTAACCTATGTCCGCAACGCTCCGCCAGAATTTGATTCAACATTTGGCGGAGGAGTGGGAGTAACCGTATCAGAGAATGCTAACGGCACTGCTACTATCACCTACTCTGTCAGAGACGAAGACACAAACAGTAACAACACCTCTGTTGCCTCTGGTTCCATGACAGGCAAGATTCGCCCCATACAATCAGACAACACATCTTCCGGCTTTGAATACAACACCGGCAGTGGCTGGAACACAATTACAACAACATACCTAAGCAATGGTACGGCAGACATAGACAGGAAGAGTGTTGATACCACGGTTTGCAACCCAATTACTTCTACCTGCCCTTCATATACCCAATACACAGCTATCTGGGACGCTAAATCGCAAATCCCAGGGGTATATACCGCGTCAGCTCAAGTAAGAGTAACTGCTAATGACAACGAAGGAGTAAGCAATACCGCTACTGCCACAGTCAGCAACATCACCATAGACACCAAGAACCCGGACTACACCGGTATCGTGCCTATTGCCCTTGATGCTGCCAACAATCAACTGACGCTTAAAATTACTGATGATTCCGCTACGTCAATGAAGATTTCCAATAATTCTGGCTTGACTGCGGATGGCTCTAATGATGATTCAGGAAGCTTCATTGCTTATGGCACAGACGCAAATTCTGATGGATACGGCGACACGCCGCTGTCAGCTACCGTTACAAAATCATGGACACCTACTTCAGGCACTACGTCATCGGTATACGCGCAGTACAAAGATCTCTATGGCAATACCACTTCTACAGTGAGCGCCACTACTCCGGTACAGCCGCAGAATATGGTTATCAGGGATTTAAGCAATGTTGCCACTTCGGAATACCGTATTTTTGTTGTATGGCAGGAAACAAATCCCGCTCCAACTCCAGGATTTAAGCACTACAGGGTGATGAGATCCACTAACGACGAGAGTGGCTATGCCCAATATGGCAGTCTCATTACTGATATTGAGACCAACTACATTTTAGATGAAACAGTAGTAGCCAATACCACCTATTATTACAAGATCTACGTGGAAGATAATGATGGAAACAGATCAAAATATTCCGCGTCAGTTTATGACAAAGCAGATGGCCAAGGCGGTACAGACGCAACGCCTCCCACGATTACAGTCGCGCCTTCCGCCGGCACACCAGGCACGCAACAGGCAACCATTACTTGGACAACGGACGAGCTTTCAAATTCCACGGTGCGTTATTCTACTGCCGCGTATTCCACGGATTCTAATTGGGGCACACCCAGCACATCGGCCACAATGGCGGCAAGCCACTCAATTACTCTCACAGGTCTTACACCATCTACCACTTACAGATTCAGAATTAGCTCCACCGACCCATCTTCTAACTCTGTTACCGATGATAATTCCGGCGCCGGTTATTCTTTTACCACTGCCACCGGCCCGACTATTTCCACTGTCAGTGTGACGGACATTACCAATACTACCGCGCAAGTTGTTTGGACAACCGACGCTTCCTCAAATTCAGTCGTTGATTATTCCACTAACTCTGATCTGTCTTCATCATCAACCACCACAGTATCAACTCCCGCGACCAGCCATGCCGTTCCTCTTTCTGGGCTTACCCCGGGAACAAAATATTTTTTCCAAGTGCGTTCGGCTGATGCTGTTAACCCAGCTAACATCTCTACCAATAATAACGGGGAAAACTATTATTATTTCACCACTATCAACGACACCACTGCTCCCGTCATCTCCGCGGTGGATGCGGTGAACAAAGGAGAAACCTTTGCCTCTATCATATGGACTACAGACGAAGCAGCCACTAGCCAGGTGGAATACGGTCTGACCAGCGCCTATGGGGCAACTACCACGGAAAACACTGATTTGGTAACTTCTCACGGCGTTCGCCTCACCGGCCTTACTGCCAACACCACACACCATTATCGTGTAATTAGTAAAGATGGGTCCAACAATTCTACCACCGGAGGAGACAACACATTTTCCACGACTCTTGCCGCGGGTGTTGATGCCACCGCTCCTGTTGTCAGCACGGTTACAATTAGCCCAATTTACAGCACGCAGGCGACGGTTACCTGGACCACTAACGAACAATCTACTTCTATTGTTGATTATTCCACCGACCTTTCTTTTGCCAGTTCAAAACAGGATACTTCCATTGGCACCAGCCACTCCGTGACAATTACCGGCCTTACACCTAACACTGCTTACAAAGCGCGCGTGCGTTCCGTGGACTCCGCGGAAAATAGTGTTACAGACGATAATTCAAGCGCGGGATATCCCTTCACCACCACTCCCGGCGCGGTAATTTCCGCTGTCAGTGTTTCCTCCACTTCGGGCGTTAGCGCCACAGTTACTTGGACTACTGATATTTCCTCTAACTCGTATGTGGATTACTCCACAAACTCCAGTCTTTCTAATTCTGCCACAGCATCATCTGATCTGTCTGCTACCAAGCATTCCATCAATATTACCAACCTTACCCCTGCTTCCAAGTACTATTTCAGGGTGCGTTCTATCGCGACGATAGATAGTGTCTCAAGAACCGCGCTTGATGATAACGGAGGGAGCTATTATTACTTTAGCACCACTCTTGACACCACTGCTCCCGTTATCTCCGCGGTGGATGCGGTGAACAAAGGAGAAACCTTTGCTTCTATAATATGGACTACAGACGAAGCAGCCAGCAGCCAGGTGGAATACGGCTTGACTACTGCTTATGGAAGTTCCACCACGGAAAACACCGATTCGGTAACTTCTCACGGCGTTCGCCTCACTGGCCTTACTTCAGACACTACCTATCACTACCGCGTTATCAGCAAAGACGCGTCCAATAATTCTGCCACGAGCGCGGATGATGTGTTCACAACCGTTGCTCCGGCAACCGCGCTTACAGGAGGAGGTGGCGGCGGAGGAGAGATGAAAGATGTTACTTCCCCAACAATTTCTGGCATCATTGCTAAAGTGTTGGATTCCGCATCGGCGCTAGTTAGCTGGACCACTAACGAATTGAGCACCGGATTTGTGGAATACAAAACTTCCGACCAAAAAGTATTTTACATTGATGGAGACTTTGATCCTTCTCTGGAGCACAAGGTAGAAATTTCTCGGTTGAAACCTTCAACCGCGTATACTTATCGTGTTGCCAGCCAAGATAGCTATGGCAATCTGGCGCGTTCTCTCAATCGCACGTTTAAGACAGAGGCAGAAGAAAAACTAGTCACAGCATCCTCCCCAGAGACAACAAAGCCCGCAGAGGAAAAGGCTGCTGAACAAAAGGCTCCGGAACAAAAACCTGTTGAAGAGGTGGCGCAAACAACGCCAACTGCGCCCGTCTCGCCAATTACACCAGCTTCACCCGTGGTTGCGGAGGTTGTGACACAGGCAAAAAGCGTAATTACCGAGGGAATTAAGGCAATTTTGGAAGTGGGGGGTGTTGATCCGGCAAAAATTGTTAATGATGCTCTTGAGCAGGCCAGTAAAGCTATTTTGCCTCCACGCATAGTTGGCCCACTGCCAACTATTGAACTAAGCCCAACTTCTGCCGTGATTCGTTGGAACACAGACAAAAGGGCAAATTCTCTGGTTGCTTTCGCGGAAGTACAAGACTACAAACAAACAAGAGAGGAGCCATACACGCAAGTCGTGGGAAATTATGATGAACGCGTAACATTGCACGAAGTAAGGGTTCTAAACCTTAAGCCCGCGACCACCTATTATTATCAAGTGCGAAGCAGTAGTTTCGTTGGTAAAGTAGGGACATCGGATAACCTCAAATTTACCACTCCCGCGGAAACGCCAGTTATTTCACAACCAATGCCAAAGATTATCGGAGAGAATTCCGCAACTATTACCTGGAGCACTAATCTTCCCACGGATTCCATTGTCCGCTACGCTCCTATTATTGGAGGCAAAGCCCAATCAGATCAATCAAGGGTGCAAGGTAGTCCGGAATTTGTGACATCTCACGCGGTGACCATTACAGGCCTTAACCCTGGCACTCGATATGATGTTGAGGTAATAAGCAAAGACGCGTTTGGCAACCAGGTTATTGAAAAACTTTTTCCCATAAATACCGGAGAAGACAAGGAGGCGCCTGTGATTTCCCAAATTCGCACCAGTACCGCGGTTGTTCCCGGTAAAACCATAACAATTCAAACGATTATTTCTTGGAAGACAGACGAGCCGGCAACAAGCCAGGTGACATGGCAAGAGGGATCGTCGGAGAACAAAGCGCTTGAACGTACCACGCCGCTACTTGCTGATCTTACAACCGACCATTTGGTGGTTATTACGCAATTCCGACCTGCTACAGTGTATCGCTTCTCCGCGCAATCCAAAGACGCGGCTGGCAATGAGACAACATCCAGAACATTTACTATCTTGACTCCAAGACAAGATCAAACGGTACTTCAAATCATTGTCAAAAATTTCCAGGACATATTCCCGTTTACGAAGTAG
- the pilM gene encoding type IV pilus assembly protein PilM — MAFSLGKLNELFTIIPRAFGLDISDRSLKFVSLKPIRNAYEVDAFGEHEFAAGIVERGKVLSLDKLANEISAALASARDVISPHVVVALPEEEVFLRIVQLPQMSKDELAEAIKWETESNIPISIDNAYFDYQIIPPIHKPKELQHLDVLVAAAPKDTVEQYIRAVERADLHLVGIEPESVAIARSLVSARQQNDPVILMDIGAIRTRLVIHSAGCVRFTSFIPLSVQNFIKPLVASGLEAKEAERILFSIGVNKSAEHSAVFTLLVPVLTDLKEQIEKYIQFYNSHAEHEHGYSTKLSLLIVAGGGALIPGLLEYLASMLNISVEVANPWANVTDQPMREIPQISQRQAVRFSAVIGLALRGINNINE; from the coding sequence ATGGCTTTTTCTTTAGGAAAACTAAACGAGCTATTCACCATCATCCCACGGGCTTTTGGGCTAGATATTTCTGATAGATCTTTGAAATTTGTTAGTCTAAAGCCAATAAGAAATGCTTATGAAGTTGATGCTTTTGGCGAACATGAGTTTGCTGCCGGAATCGTAGAAAGGGGGAAAGTGCTCTCGCTTGATAAATTAGCAAATGAAATCTCGGCCGCTCTCGCAAGCGCGCGGGATGTTATATCCCCACACGTTGTTGTAGCGTTGCCCGAGGAGGAAGTATTCTTGCGCATAGTTCAGCTGCCTCAAATGAGCAAAGATGAGCTTGCGGAAGCAATTAAATGGGAAACAGAATCCAATATACCAATATCTATTGATAATGCCTATTTTGACTATCAAATTATTCCGCCCATACACAAGCCAAAAGAGCTGCAACATCTTGATGTGCTGGTCGCCGCAGCGCCAAAGGATACTGTCGAGCAGTACATACGGGCGGTGGAACGAGCCGATCTCCACCTCGTTGGAATAGAGCCGGAGTCTGTGGCAATAGCGCGAAGTCTCGTTTCTGCTCGCCAACAAAATGACCCGGTTATTCTTATGGATATCGGAGCAATACGTACGCGTTTGGTCATCCATTCCGCGGGATGCGTTAGGTTCACGTCATTTATTCCTCTATCCGTACAGAATTTTATAAAGCCTCTCGTCGCGTCTGGCTTGGAAGCAAAAGAGGCAGAGCGCATCCTTTTTTCAATCGGAGTTAACAAATCAGCCGAACACAGCGCGGTTTTTACATTGCTTGTTCCTGTTCTCACTGATCTAAAAGAACAGATTGAAAAATATATACAGTTTTATAACAGTCACGCGGAGCACGAGCATGGCTACAGCACGAAGCTCTCGCTGCTTATCGTAGCTGGCGGGGGAGCGCTTATTCCAGGACTGCTTGAATATCTTGCGTCAATGTTAAATATCTCCGTGGAGGTTGCAAATCCTTGGGCGAATGTTACAGACCAACCGATGCGCGAAATCCCCCAAATATCTCAAAGGCAAGCAGTGCGTTTTTCGGCTGTTATCGGCCTTGCGCTGCGCGGGATAAATAACATCAACGAATAA
- a CDS encoding response regulator, producing the protein MKSIVIIDDNKNFLEMYKMQGEHDGFAVFESDEGDKGIELIKAKQPDIILLDLVMAPKDGYEVLKEIKTNELTAHIPVIVVTNIDNEKDKQAAHTLGAVAYCLKSDYTPKTLFEKVDEVLGKSFSSAKPASRVKVKA; encoded by the coding sequence ATGAAGTCTATCGTAATCATCGACGACAACAAAAATTTTCTTGAAATGTACAAGATGCAGGGGGAGCATGATGGCTTTGCCGTCTTTGAAAGCGATGAGGGAGACAAGGGAATAGAGCTTATTAAAGCAAAACAGCCGGACATCATATTGTTAGACCTAGTAATGGCTCCCAAAGACGGATACGAGGTGTTAAAAGAAATAAAGACCAATGAACTCACGGCTCATATTCCGGTTATAGTAGTAACAAACATAGACAATGAAAAGGATAAACAAGCAGCCCACACTCTTGGCGCTGTTGCATATTGTCTAAAATCAGATTACACCCCCAAGACTTTATTTGAAAAAGTAGATGAGGTGCTAGGCAAATCTTTTTCCTCTGCCAAGCCAGCTTCCAGGGTTAAGGTGAAAGCATAG